AGTTTAATCTTATGTTTAAGACATTCCAAGGTGTTACTGAAGACGCCAAAGCAGAAGTTTATTTAAGACCTGAAACAGCACAAGGTATATTCGTAAATTTTAAAGCGGTACAAAGAACTTCAAGAAAGAAAGTGCCGTTCGGGATAGCTCAAATAGGTAAATCTTTTAGAAATGAAATTACTCCTGGTAACTTTACATTTAGAACAAGAGAATTTGAACAAATGGAATTAGAATTTTTCTGTAAGCCAGGAACTGATTTAGAATGGCATAGATATTGGAAGGAATATTGCTGGAATTTCTTACTTAACTTAAGTGTAAAACCAGAAAACTTAAGAATGAGAGACCATGGTGAAGAAGAGTTGTCATTCTATTCGAATGCAACTTCTGATATAGAATATTTATTCCCATTTGGATGGGGTGAGCTTTGGGGTATAGCAGATAGAACTGACTATGATTTAACTAAGCATCAAGAACATTCAGGTCAAGATTTAAGTTACTTAGATCAAACAACTAATGAAAAGTATGTACCATATGTTGTAGAACCATCATTGGGTGCTGATAGAGTTACGTTAGCATTCTTAATTGAAGCTTATGATGAAGAAGAATTAGAAGGCGGAGATGTTAGAACAGTAATGCACTTACATCCTGCATTAGCTCCATTTAAAGCAGCTATATTACCTCTTTCTAAAAAGCTTTCAGAAAAAGCTTTGGATATTTATGCAGATTTAAGCAAGAAGTTCAATATTGAGTTTGATGAAACAGGAAGTATAGGTAAAAGATATAGAAGGCAAGATGAAATAGGAACTCCTTACTGCATAACAATTGATTTTGATACATTAGAAGATGGAGCAGTTACTATTAGAAATAGAGATACTATGGAACAAGAAAGAATTAAGATAAGTGAATTAGAAAAGTATATTGAAAAGAGCTTAGAATTTTAATAAAGAATAAGAAAATACAGCCTACTGATCATTTGTCAGTAGGCTGTTATAATATTTAAGTTCACAGAGAATTTTATTTAAATAGCAAAATTAGGTCTTAAAGCGATAATTTGTTTAAAGTATTATAATAATAGACAACAAAGGATACAATGGATAATATCGCGTTGATGTGGAATGAAAGTTTTTATAGTGATATAATTAAATCTAAGCAAGAAAGAATATTCCTATAGATATAAATCATTTTAATATGGAGGATAGAAATGAAAAAAGACTTTAAAGAATTTAAGAGATTCATATTAGGAAAGAAGGTTGCAGTTGTTGGAATTGGAGTAAGCAATATTCCATTAATCAATTTTTTATTGGAATTAGGTGCTACAGTAACAGCGTTTGATAAGAAGACTAAAGAGGAACTTGGTGAAGTAGCAACTGATTTTAATAATAAAGGTGTTAAGTTGGAACTTGGAGAAGGATATTTAAATAATCTTAATGGATTTGATGTGGTATTTAAGACACCGTCTATGAGAATTGATAGTGAGTCATTAGTTAAAGTTAAAAAAGAAGGAACATATATTACTTCTGAAATGGAGGAATTCGTAAGATATACTAAGGGAAAAGTATACGGGATAACAGGTAGTGATGGGAAGACAACAACTACAACTATTATTTCTAAATTGTTAGAAGAACAAGGATATAAAACTTGGGTTGGAGGAAACATAGGAACTCCATTATTTTCACAAATAGAAGATATAAATGAAGATGACAGAGTTGTATTAGAATTATCTAGTTTTCAACTTATGACTATGTCGGAAGAAATAGATATTGCTATATGCACAAATTTAGCTCCTAATCATTTAGACATGCATAAGGATATGCAAGAATATATTGAAGCTAAGAAAAATATTTTTTTATATCAAAGTTCAAATGATTTATTAATAGTAAACAGAGAAAATGAAATTACTCATGGCTTTAAAAAAGAAGCAAAGGGAATTGTAAAAGAATTCAGTTCTAAGAGAGAAATAACAGATGGAGCATATTATAAAGACGGTACACTTTATGTTGAAGGAAAGGAAGTGTGCAAAAAAGACGATATAGTAATTAAGGGTATGCATAATGTTGAAAATTACCTTGCTGCATTTATAGCTACTAAAAATGATGTTTCTGTAGAAATCATGAAGAAAGTTGCAGAAAACTTCGCGGGTGTTGAACACAGATGTGAACTTGTAAGAGAGATAGATGGGGTTAGATACTATAATGATTCCATAGCTTCAAGTCCAACAAGAACTTTAGCTGGGCTTAAAGCATTTGATAAAAAAGTTATAGTAATTGCAGGTGGTTATGACAAACATATACCTTTTGAACCGTTAGCTTATGAAGGTTATGATTATATAAAAGAATTAATTCTTATAGGAGCAACAAAAGATAAAATAAAGGCTGTGTTTGACAAATTAGAACAAGAAAAAGGAATTAAGACTACCATAAGAATGGCAGAATCACTAGAAGATGCTGTCAAGATAGCTAAAGATAGAGCTAAGCCAGGAGATATTATTACGTTGTCACCAGCTTGCGCATCATTTGATATGTATCCTAATTTCATGGTAAGAGGGAATAAATTTAAAGATATAGTAAAAGGTTTGTAGTTATACAATTTATTATTAAAAAAGGTTTAGATATTATTTATAGCAATTGACAACAATCTAATTTTGGAATGAACAAACGGTGCTAATTTAGAAATTATATAGTAAAAGGATGTTTGAAAATAATTTATAATGAATTATTTTCAAACATCCTTTTAAAGTTGTTAGCAAATTGAAATAAAATAATGAGTCAAATGTACTAGTGAACTGAGTTATTATTTTTTTATATGTCTTAACTTTGAATAGAAAATTTCTTGAAGTAAATGTTGTTAACATTAATGCTTGGATTATAAAAAATACCAGCAGAGGTTAAATAATAGTCATTTATTCCTTCAGATATTTCAGGTTTATAGGATGCAGTTGAATTTTGAAGGTCTACTGATAATGAATATAAGTTATTTGAGTCATCTCCATTGATAAAATATAAAGACTTATTAATAATTTTTAATTGGAATCCATTCATAATATAAAGCCGCTTACAAATTAATGTAGAAGGATCTATTGAATACAAGTTATTGTTGTCAGAAGAATTGAAGAAGAGTAATTGTCCTTCGAATACTACGAAACTATTAGCGGTATAATCAGTAAGCTTTTGTCTATTAGTACCATCTGTTTTAATTGAGTATAATTTTGAATTATCACTTAAATTTTGATAAATAATAAAATCACCGTTGATTATAAAAGATCCAACATTCTCAGCACATATTAATATGGAGCTTGAATTTATAGTGTCATATTTATAAATCTTATTTTCATCATCTTTATTCATATAAAATAATTCATTATTAACAGCTATTAAATTATGTACTGAATGAGTGTTTAAGTTAGTGTAAATTTTGTTAGCAATATCAAAAGAACATAAAGCATTATTATTTGAACCATCAGAAAAATAAATAGTTTTATCAATTAATGTGATGTTATCAGCAGAGTAATTAGCAAAATCAGTAATATTTTCGCTTTTAAGAATATCAGCTGGTAAGGGATCAGGAATTGTTGAAATTCTATTATTTTCATCTGGATTAGGAAATATTAAGTCAGTTCCGTTAAAAACAAATGGACATAAATATGAAGAAGCATCAGTTAGAGCAAATGAAACTGATGGAGTTACTGTAGTATTAGGAACTTGTATTGACGTAGTGGAAGAGGTACTAGGATTAGTGGAATCTGTAGATGAAATGGTTTTATTTCCACATCCTATAAAAGAAAGCATAGTAAGTGATAGTAATAGGCATAATATTTTCTTATTCATTATTAAAATCTCCCTAAATTAAAATTGTATAAAACATAAGATTGTTTATATAGTAAAGAAGGTATTGTTGTTATTCTTTAATAATATATGTAACATACAAGATACTATATTTGAAAAAGCTGTATTATGTTAATTTTTAAAGTATCTTTGTAGCAATAAATAGAATAATTAATAACTAGAAATTCTATTTATTTTAATTTAAATATAAACAATCATTATATTAATAGTAAGATAAATTGGCATAAGAGTAAAGTATAGTAGCTTTATTTTGGAGTCTTTTTAAAGTTAATTACATATTTAGCTAGCTAACACTACCAGGTGTATCATTTGGTGAAATATATAGCAATTGTGAGAAAATAAGAGATAAAACAAAGTAAATAGTTTAT
The DNA window shown above is from Clostridium beijerinckii and carries:
- a CDS encoding glycine--tRNA ligase, whose product is MAVEKTMDKIVALCKNRGFVFPGSDIYGGLANSWDYGPLGVEFKNNVKKAWWKKFVQESPYNVGLDSAILMNKEVWVASGHIGGFSDPLMDCKECKARFRADKIVEDHMTENGAEVASADGWTNEQLKEYIESNNIVCPKCGKMNYTDIRKFNLMFKTFQGVTEDAKAEVYLRPETAQGIFVNFKAVQRTSRKKVPFGIAQIGKSFRNEITPGNFTFRTREFEQMELEFFCKPGTDLEWHRYWKEYCWNFLLNLSVKPENLRMRDHGEEELSFYSNATSDIEYLFPFGWGELWGIADRTDYDLTKHQEHSGQDLSYLDQTTNEKYVPYVVEPSLGADRVTLAFLIEAYDEEELEGGDVRTVMHLHPALAPFKAAILPLSKKLSEKALDIYADLSKKFNIEFDETGSIGKRYRRQDEIGTPYCITIDFDTLEDGAVTIRNRDTMEQERIKISELEKYIEKSLEF
- a CDS encoding UDP-N-acetylmuramoyl-L-alanine--D-glutamate ligase, giving the protein MKKDFKEFKRFILGKKVAVVGIGVSNIPLINFLLELGATVTAFDKKTKEELGEVATDFNNKGVKLELGEGYLNNLNGFDVVFKTPSMRIDSESLVKVKKEGTYITSEMEEFVRYTKGKVYGITGSDGKTTTTTIISKLLEEQGYKTWVGGNIGTPLFSQIEDINEDDRVVLELSSFQLMTMSEEIDIAICTNLAPNHLDMHKDMQEYIEAKKNIFLYQSSNDLLIVNRENEITHGFKKEAKGIVKEFSSKREITDGAYYKDGTLYVEGKEVCKKDDIVIKGMHNVENYLAAFIATKNDVSVEIMKKVAENFAGVEHRCELVREIDGVRYYNDSIASSPTRTLAGLKAFDKKVIVIAGGYDKHIPFEPLAYEGYDYIKELILIGATKDKIKAVFDKLEQEKGIKTTIRMAESLEDAVKIAKDRAKPGDIITLSPACASFDMYPNFMVRGNKFKDIVKGL
- a CDS encoding DUF5050 domain-containing protein, producing the protein MNKKILCLLLSLTMLSFIGCGNKTISSTDSTNPSTSSTTSIQVPNTTVTPSVSFALTDASSYLCPFVFNGTDLIFPNPDENNRISTIPDPLPADILKSENITDFANYSADNITLIDKTIYFSDGSNNNALCSFDIANKIYTNLNTHSVHNLIAVNNELFYMNKDDENKIYKYDTINSSSILICAENVGSFIINGDFIIYQNLSDNSKLYSIKTDGTNRQKLTDYTANSFVVFEGQLLFFNSSDNNNLYSIDPSTLICKRLYIMNGFQLKIINKSLYFINGDDSNNLYSLSVDLQNSTASYKPEISEGINDYYLTSAGIFYNPSINVNNIYFKKFSIQS